The Gouania willdenowi chromosome 22, fGouWil2.1, whole genome shotgun sequence nucleotide sequence GCCTTGAAGACACAGTGGCCTTTTGATCCAGAGTTCTGGGACTGGAACACACTGAAACGCAACTGCTTGGCTCTAATGGGAGACGAGGCAGCTATTGTATCATCTATCGACACACTCAATGACCCAGATGAACAAGAGACGGAAAACACACTTGGCAAGCTCCCAGAATACAAAGACCTGGAGGACTTTCTTCTAAACACTACCAATGAACTCAATGAAATCACggatgagaaagagaaaaacagagAGGCTAAGAAGCTTCGAGAGCAGGGTTTTGTTTCTGCTCGCTTCAGAAACTGGCGAGCTTACATGCagtattgtgttttgtgtgacaagGAGTTCCTGGGCCATAGAATTGTTCGCCACGCTCAGAAGCATTTTAAGGATGGAGTATATCTTTGTCCTATTTGTGCAGACAGCTTTGAAAGTAGAGAGGTTTTAGAGCCACATGTAGCATCACACGTCAAGCAGTCGTGCAAAGAGAGACTAGCAGCAATGAAGGCAGCGAGGAAGGTAACCAAATTTCCACAGTCTCCCAAAAGTCCTTCCAAAATTTCAAAGGTCGTTGGCAAGATACCCATGAGCCCTGGGTCTCAAGTTGGTAATCAAACTGGATTGCCTGTTAAAGTAGAACAAACAACATCCGACATGAGTGAAGACTGTTTCTGTCCTGTTGCAAACTGTTCTAAAGCTTTCAAATTTTTCCGTAACCTAATGGCTCACGTCAGATCTCACAAGGATGACGAGGAGGCCATGAGGTTTCtagaaatacaaaaacagaaagTGGTGTGCCAGTACTGCAGACGGCAGTTTGTAAATGTCAGGCATCTTAATGATCATCTGCAAATGCACTGTGGCACCAAACCCTACATCTGCATCCAACTGGATTGCAAGGCCAACTTCAATTCTAACTCTGAGCTTCTTATGCATCGAAAAACACACCCAGAGTTTAAAGCCCAGTGTATGTTTCCAAACTGCGGTCAGGTTTATAGCGAGGCCTACTTGTTATATGACCACGAGGCTCAGCATTACCTTACCTACGAGTGCCCCACGGATAACTGTGGTAAAGTATTCTTCTCCCAGGCACAATTCCTGTCACACCAAGCAAACCATTGTACAATTGTTGCCGTCAACAGTTTTCCGGACTCGACTCCACCTCCGCCAGCACCTGTAAAAAGTGACATACCACCCGAGACTGCTGCAGGCAAAGAAAACACATCACCTGTTTGCCAAGAGAGGATCAATACAGTTGTTTGTGTGAAAGAAACATCAAATGACATCACATCACCATGCACATCACCAGATGTTTCCAAAGAGCCTATTCCTCTGAAAGTGAAGCACTCCATTGAAAGCATGCTCGGTTCAGCATTAGAGCCTAAAGCGCATGACCCTGAGGAATGCAAAAGCCCAGCCAACACCCCGATGCCAGCACCACCTGAGGTAAAAACGCCACCCCAAGTGCCACCAGCTCATTTTGATATTGCAAGAGAAGTTGTTCCTCCTGCAGTGTATCCTGTTTCTAATGCATCGAATCTTGGGACGAGTCAACAAGAAGCCAAAAACTGCGTCCAACGCAACGAGtgttacaaaatgactccacaaataCTTACTGCAAGTCAGATCAAGACTGAAATTCCTTTTTCACAGCAAGGCTATCCTGCACCGCCTCCTGTTACTGCTGGTAGTGAGGAGAACCTGCATTGCTGTCCATATAATGACTGTACTAGGGCATATAGTACAAACAAAAGCCTGTCGCGGCACGTGAAGAAACAACATCCAGAGATATTTGAAGACTGGAAATTAGCaaagaaatacaacaaagtaGCCAAAATTGCAGCAAAAAAGGCACATGTTGGAGTCGGCTCGACGCGTCAGGGTCAAAATGTTGGAAACAAACCACCAGATAAACAAGGGACACTATGCAATAAACCTGGGATGCAGGAAATGGATTACACAATGGAATGCTCCACCTCGCCCACCCCATGTTATCCTGGGTCGATGGAACCTGTGCCTATCACTCCAATGGTGAACCCAACAATATATCCATCCTGGGGTGCACAAAACAATTCCGGTGCAATGATGCCATCTGACTTGTCACAGCCCTGGTCCTCACCCCCGATGAATAATTGCTATTCAGATGCCTTTAATACGAACGAGTACCCCTCACGCAGCTTTCCTCCCTGGCAAGCAGAACCGTACCATTCAACCTTGCCCCTCCCCGCTGATAGAGATCCTTCAATGGCAGCTATGCATGGACCCACTACATCCCATGCTTCTTCAGAGTCAAGTTTGATGTCTCAGTATGTGTCAAGCTCCCTAATGCTTGACAATGGCGGTCAAATGCACAATGGGGGCAATCAGTATGGACTAATGCATACGGAAGGTAGTGGGGAAAGCAAGACCAGTGCAAATCTGCCAGGACAGATAGAAAATGAAAACAGCATGTCAACAGTTGATAGTCTTCCTGAAGGAAGTTATCATGCTCCATATGCTCACAGTGAAAACTCCTGTCTTACCCAGTGCTCTTCAGTTGATATTCCGATAAAATCTCTCAGTCCTGAAGCTCAAGTTCATGAGAAACCTGCCACTGAACATGAAAAGCCAGAAAGTATCTCCACTCCTGGTTTTGAACAAATGGACAACTCTGTGGATGGGATGCTGAGTCCAAACAGTGTCACTCACACAGATTGTCCTTTGGATGAGGACTGTCCTAATGCCGACTGCGAAGCTAACCCTAATGAAAAAGGGGATGACCCAGACTCCCAGAAAGGAAAACGAAGCAAGTTGAGTAAGCGTACTAAATGGCCAGCTATCATAAAGGATGGCAAGGTAATCTGCAGAAGGTGCTTTAGAGAGTTTACAAGTACCAAATCTCTAGGTGGTCACCTGTCCAAACGTTCACAGTGCAGGCCGTTAGATGAAATTGATCTCACAGCAGATTTGCCAACGTCATTTCTTGATTTCCTTAATGACCCCCATGTTCCCGACACTAATGGAGGCATTTTCAACATATCAAATGGCGAATTTTCACAGGAATCTTGTAGCATGGCCCCTTTGTTTTCACCCATGTTGGTTAAACAAGAGCcccaaattacaaaaataacagacgACTCCAACTCTTTTGCAGGTTCAACTGGAAACCAGCAAGAGAACACAGTAGAAATGACAAACCCTTCTCTTGCTGGACCTTATCAGCAAGATAACCTTGTGGAAATGTCACATGCTTTTCAAAGATTGGATTTGATAGAGGCAACACAGGAGAAGATGCGGAAAGCTATGTCATTAGAGGCAAACGCCAGTCAGGGGTTGCCATGTGGAAGTGCGGCTGACAAAGAGAAATTTCAAACACGCTGTAAAAATGAAGAGAAGCCCTCAGAAAAGGTCCCGAAACCTTTTAAATGTAACAAGGATGACTGCGAGTATTCATTTATGACAAAGGAGGcgttatttaaacatttaagcAAAATGCATGATTACTCGAACGAGATGATAGAAGAACTTAAAAAGACTCCGTCAAAGCTTTCTCCCTATCCCTGTCAGATTTGTCCTAAAACATTTACAAGGACCACAGGGTTGAGAATTCACTACGAAAAGGTCCACCGACTGTCAAAGGCACAAATACAGAATCTAAAGATAAGTGCCCGAAACAGGCGGGCATTCAGACTTAACAAAGAAGGTACAAGTACAACTGTTAGCCCGAAAACCGCTGAGGGTCCAACAAGTTACAATGTACCATCTGCTGCAGCCTTGCTAGCTATTAAACAAGAACCACTTGACATTGCAATTGCTCCCCAGACGTATGAGGAAAGTATTCCAGATGTTCCTCAGAACACTACAGGAGATGTAGAGCAACAGGAATGGACTCCGGCTGAATCGACTGTTACGCAATTACCGTCACCACCGGATTATTTGACAGAGAGGCCTAATATTGAGGAGGAAACCTTAGCTCCTGAAATCGTTACGGAACCACCAAAAGTCAATTTTATAAGCCTGAGCCCAGACATTCAAGTAAAACccagtttaaaagaaaaattatcTCCGGCTAAGGTGCGATGCACAACGCCTGAGGTGCTGTCAAATACAACAAgagaccaaaattcatatcatgCATCTGCGTTGTCATCTCCAGAAAAACCTTGCAGCtcaaaaatgacaccaacaaAGGAAGAGAAGAAGTTACTGAAAAAGTTGAGCCTAAAAATGAGTGACCCCGACAACGCCTTCAGTCCATACAGACCGTATCGCTGTGTACACGAGGGCTGCACTGCAGCATTCACCATCCAGCAAAACCTAATTCTTCATTACAGAGCCATGCATCAAGCATCCCTTCCTTCCACTAAGACAGAACCGAACGGAGAAAATACATTTGTGGACCGCGAAGAGAAAAGAATCGAGTTCATAGGTAAAGACAATGAAGTCAGGTGTCAGGTGAAAAACTGTTCAAGGGTGTTCATGGGAATCACACGGTTAGTGCAGCATTACCTCTTACTGCACAAGTTCACCCGGGACAAAGCCACCGCTCTGATGGCAAGCATGACCATCGAGACTTTTAACTGCGATAGGCCGGACTGCACACTTCCTTTTGACTGTGTGGATAAGTACATTGAGCACATCAAAAATTTTCACAAAGAAATCGCCATTTCTGAACGAGGGTCAGTCGATGCTACTTTCCGATGTGAGTATGAAGGATGTGACCGTGTGTACACTACAAAATCAAATCTACTGCGTCACctgattaaaaaacacaattacatttatgatcCCAAAGCAAACGATGGCCGAAGGATTAAATCAGTGTCACTTTTCCCTGGTATGACCAATGGGAAGGAAAATGTTGaaaacaaattcaaaataaagaagaaaaatactaaaaagaAAGATGCAAAGTCAGTGGAACACTGGACTAGTTTTGGAAAACCTACACTAAAATCCCACGAAGAGGCATCAGCCATGTGCACCAAGAAGTCTTCTTTGCAGTACCCGTGCATGATCATCGGATGCGATGCAGTGGAGCGGGCcgaaagaaacatttttaagcATTACACCACACATGGCCTCATGGAAAAGTATATCGAAGATCAAAGAAGTCAATTCATATTCTGCAAAAAGTATTCACGATCCAGGTTCAAAGATGCAACAAAAGCAGAAGGCGCAAGTTCATCTTCTGAGGAAGAGGGACCTGAGGAGGTGGAGAATCAAGAAAAGTCGGAGAAGCCTACTGACCAGAAAACAGAAGAGGTAGAGCAGCCGCTGGTTCTCCAAGAAGAGAGCAAAATCCCACCTGAGGAGGAAAGTATAGAACCTCAACCTTCCACTGAGACTGAAGTGGTGGTGACGGCCAAACGAGGTCGTCCCAGAAAGTCTGCTCAACCCAAACCAGCGTGTCAGGAAAGGAAGCAGACCCTTAGGAACCGTTTGAATGGTAACACGTCAGGAGAGAACTCAAACCCTGGTACCCCCACAGTCAATGAACCGTGTGAGGACGGCACATCTGCACCAGGTTCCTTTCAGCCTTTAGGACTCGAGAACTCTTTCCTGAAGTTTTTGGAGTCGCCTCAATCTTCCAAACGCAAATCAAACGAAAAGTCAAGTGCTGAGTTACCGTCCAAACGACAACAGACTGTGAAACGAAAATCTGCAAtgagaagtaaaataataacCAATGAATTTAGGGGCTTCGATAATCTCGTGGACTTTAGAAATCCCTTAAATCTTAAATCGGGGATTAATGTGAAGATTGTCATGGATAAAAGATTGTCAGACGATGCAGATCTTTTGCTAAAGCAACTCCAAGTTATGAAACCCATGGTCAtgataaaaaagtggatttacaGCGCATCAGTCTGATATTTAGTATTCAGCTCAATCTCACTCAGGATTTGAGAAGTTATGCTGCAGAATGGTTTGTTAACGTATCTGATTTCCAACTATTTGACAGTCATGGTCAGTTACCGATGAAATTgcctattttgtattttaacaaATAACGTcgctgatgattttaattatgtatgttaGTTATGATAACCAGGTATACTATAGGGCATAGATTTTAGAAACATGTTTGTATTTATGCTTagtattgaaaatgttttttttttttttccttttgctaTATGAagacttttaaagaaatgttttatACATCCCTATGGGATTTCaagttttgtttgtatttattttatcctTTTACAACACTAGTAGACCTATCTGTAATATTTACATGTCTTCCACAAAGTGTTCAATAAAACATTACTAGTCTTTTTGTATATAACTCAGATGTTGCTTCTTAAATGCCTACTCATTCTTTTAAGTGTTAGTTTGAGTTCACTATTCGTTTATACTGCTTGTTATTTAGGACCATGGGATTTGTGAAAATATCAATGATGAGAATATGAAAAATTACAGGGtttcaaaaaaaatctttattgaCAAGACAACAGATGTCTTTTATAATCAGATTATACAGCCTTTATGTTTTcccctttgtttttgtttgattaaagCTAAATAATATTGGTTGATTGGAGTATAGGATTACGTaggtaatatttaaaaataatatatatatatatatatatatatatattaagagaTTTATTGCTGTAATCGTGGGGTTATACTCAAAAAGTTTGGTTACCAGTCTTGACATGTCATGGctctaattgaaaaaaatatatgaaaataaccCCTGCTtacaattattaataatgaagtcCAAActgtaaaacagaaaatacttaGGATAATAACAATTAGTTTACTagatattaaaattaaaacaattaagGCTAACAAAAAATACCGCGGGTAAATGTTAGATAATGTGTTTTAGTAAAATACCAAGCGTGTTGTCTTCAAATGCATCATTGTAGGATGCAAAAGGTTGAACTTGCAGTCATAAGAAGTGCATTTATTAAGATTActgatctgaaaaaaaaaaacaaataaccacATTAATACAATATACAAATAATGATCAACACTGAAAAGACAAATTGCCAATTATATGGGAAATTTTAACAGCAGGTTTAGATTGGACAAATGtaagattattattaataataaatcaactCATTCAGAAAATGTGaactttagatttattttttagaattcacatttggtataaaaaaaaaaattgaatccaTATTTTTAAACCGAATAGCCATTACAGACGATAAATATTGTAGTGTGGATGAGCCGTGAAATAAGGATCGCTGAAGCTGAATATTTAtcactttaaaaataatttatttcgtATTTGGAGCCGGCGGCGAACACAAATATCTTGTTTTAACTAAATTCGGTTAAATTTCTGCTACAGTTAGTTTAACTTTTAATTGTTAATGACACAGGAGAATACGTGGTTGAACATAGCCTCTTCCGGTGACGTCACACTGGCGGGAAGTACATTGTTTTTGCAGCACCTTCGGGTCATTGTATCTCTTCTCTTTTTAGCTGCTGTTTAAAAAGTACAGATATTGAAAATAGTCCGTCAACTAACTGTTTATGTAAGTGCTTCAGAGATGTCTACTTCATCTGTTTCAAAGGTAAGGAGCCGACTTTACTTAGCATATAAGACTGATACGTGCTTTTCGGAGCTGGTAACTGCGTGGGGTTCTGCTTTCACTGGTTAACGTGTTATTTGATGACCTATTTACTGCTGGTTTTTCTCAGAGATCTCTGATTTACGTTTAGACTTGGCCGTAAATGAGTGCTATCCGTATTAAAACCAAGCAAACAATAGATTGTCAAGCCAAAAAACTTGATTTAATAAGATGCCATACATTTAAATGCTCATAGGGGAAAAAAAGCCTAATTTGGCGTGGAATAACCATgggaatattttagtttttctgtaaaTCAGCTAAATACATAGAGGactacaataatttttttatgcATATCTTGTTTCCTATGGAAGCCCATTATTGACTATTAAAAAAACGAACTATgaaaagtataataataataaatattcttAAGTCATGATTATGAGATACTATTATAAGTATGACTCAGTATTtcataattacatattttttttcgttataattttactacttttttttttttttttttttttaccagcggAAATTGGCTTTCATGGTTtcctgtttaatttattttttgtttattgattaattttgtatttatttttcaataggACGCTGCATGATATTGAACGAACAAGTACGTAAATACACCAGATTAAGCACTCATCCGTTATATTCCCTTATTATTTATGAACTCATGTTGTTTTGGACTGACTGTAGCAATTAAACATGAggattatttagttatttatttattttttacattaatgaCAGATAATTTATTTGCTTCTAGGCTCTTTTAATGCAGTGTAATCTAAATTTTAATGTACAAAATGTACAAGGTAACTATTGGAATTAGAACACTGTCTGACCTGTGTGCATTCATTCTTCCAGGGTTGCTTTGTTTTTAAGCCCAGCTCAAAGAAGAGAAAGACACGCAGTCTGGGTGAGACGTgtgtaaatgttgaaaataaaaagCCGTCGTCACTcaaataatgattattttttttcttcttcttcttttgttttcacaGAGCATTATTTTACACGTGACTGTGAGGGTCGTGAAAGCAGCGAAAGGCGCTTCAAGCTCTGTGAAGATCTGTGGAACAAGATAAAGGCTGAGACCGAGGTGAGACGACACCCTGTGTGTTCATAGTTACAAACTCTGGATAAAGCTCATGCAAATggtaaataaatgtcaaattatttcatataaaagtcaaggcccgtgggccaaatccggcccttcagaacatccaatttggcccgcaggaaaaagtaaaaaataaaaatcagttgTAGAATTATGCAAATTCAATCAATATCTACAATATTTGTaaagctcacagttttcccgtgCTTgcatcacatgacggcagtcaaaatgatctcaaattgttgaaagatgtttcaatttttccaaatttcTCCAGTTTTTCCcatatttttccacaaaatgattgagaaaaattggtcacaaaatcaagcaaATGGTGAAGTGGACTGATATCCGTCACGTATTAATTAGATATTGTCATATCATTTCTACCTGGAACTGCAAACGAGGACACATTAATGTTataattgcttgttttcccgtCTTAAATCTGCAGCCCATTTGAGATTATACTAGTCCATGTTTGGCCCCtgcactaaaatgagtttagtGCTTATTACAGCAGTATATAGTAATGTTGTGGTTTCTTTAAATAAACTTGTGTACTTACGATATATTTGAGCCTAAATCTAAGAATATAACATGGATTTATGTTCTTTTGGAGGTTTTACAGGAGGAACTGAACAAAAAAATCTTGGACAGCTTATTGGACTTTGCCAAAAAATGCTCGACCACTCGACAGCACTGTGATTGGGCGTCCAAAATGAGGGCCAATGAGATTCCCACAGCTGCTCTGGTGCTTGGTAAGCTTTGTGAAAACATCAAATAACAGACTTATCCTGTTGACTACAGTCCCACACAATTATTAGACGtatatttgcattatttatGGAGAAAAATGTGTCTCAAACTGTGGTTTCTTACCCTGTGTGTGGTTTCCTTTTCAGGCGTGAATGTCCCGGATCACGACATGACTTTCCAAAGTCTGTTTGACCTCCTCAAGCACTCCGTCACCCCTCACGTGGTCTCTGTGCAGGCAAAAGAGTGTGGAGGTTAGAGATTCCAACCGTTTAGatcagggattctcaaccttcATAGCCCAcgaccccccaaaataaaggtgccagagactgggggcatctataaggaggaataaaggggagagatttttggggcccatccataaagtcataaaaatgatggtccgttgttctatgaatctatgataaccacatttatttatttatctgaataatatccactgttatccaggaagttgtTATTATTTggtccatagtatatagtcatctgaaagatgtaaatccttgttttaaaatgggttaaaagtgattaaaaatggtggaacaggtggtgaaatgggattttaaaaaccacagaaattggttaaaagttgtaaattagagtggccgaaaacagacagaaaaagtggtaaagagggttcaaagtgtcaatattggaactatttgtttaaattggcaaataatgagcatgacaaatggtgaatgttggtaaattggcaaaactaagcattaaatatggtggaaagaggttaaaagggacaataattggtcaacatatgtgacaataggtggaaagggtttataaggttagaaaatgtcatgaaagtttgatagagaagtggcagaaatggggaaaaatgtagcaaaaatgcattaaaaagagcaaaagtaTGGTGAgaaaaagttataaaaataggttaagatctggaaagtttggtgtagttgtagaaaaagggtcaatataagcaaaaaaatgtgctcaaattgttaaaaaaatattctcagtttcTTGATGGCATCTGGCGacacccctcccagtgtctcgtaaCCCCAAATtcggtcctgaccccaaggttgagaacccctggtttagatgaTTGCACTTATCAGAAATGACTTCATACTCTTAGATTATAGGTGTTTATTGTTAACTTTTACTTCAGTTTTAAAGCATCTATTGAAGCGGGTCCTGGAGGGGTTGATGGATGTGGctgtggatgatgatgatgaggaagagATGGAGCAGAACCCCAGGAGCGTGCACTGCTCTCTCAGCACACTCAGTGACTGGTACACGGCTAAAACAAAGGTGACGCTTCACAACAGAtagtggccctcatttatcaaccgttcgtacATTCTGATCTGAGCGTTCGACCAAATTCACACAAGCTTCGGTATTTATTACTTCTGACGTgagcgtacgctacgatcagatctcatgtCAGATCTGACCTGGTGTACGTAAGCCatttatgcttttaaatgtaaagtgtacCTTAAACTTGTACAAATGCACGACAGTGTGTTTcccaggatctctgttgtgtagttgttttcagtgcacacaggggggcagacttcacctgctcagtagtagattctcttccacagagcgtcgAAATGTGcttaaattccagtttttacaccgtcaaaaagcacatctttggtTTGCTCCACCTCTTATATGAAGATgccgattttcatcttggaaaagtttcttttcttgtttgacctcagtgggcggggcttccaAAACAGGAGGGCggaacatgttaatgacgatcgaATTCAGCCgctgcatttatcaacacctgatcattggtttgctggaattggtcagatacgaatgtctcatgaatcacacgttggtactgtcgtacgaccaaatgttcactcacatttgcacccgttttcacgtaaagttgataaatgaggTTCAGTCTGATCAGTTTACCTGGACGTAACCATACTAGCAAATTGGAAACTTTATTTTAGTCTTCTATTCTGCAATACTATTTGAGCAATGATCAAATTAAAACCGAAGTCCAGATTTACAGTCATTTATTAGATGTTTGTGAGCTTGTTCTGCTAACTTCCTGTGTCCAGGCAGACGTAGGTTTGACAAGAATGCCAAATGTTTTTCTAGTTCAACAAACAAAGTCGCTGAATGAATGTTAAAGTCGATCAATACGCCTCATAATCAGCAAAGACATATGATTTGTATTTCAGAAATCCAGCAGCGCTACTCCTGGAAAGAAGCGCAACGTTCAAGACGAAGAcgagcatcatcatcatcatcagacgCCGCCCGTAGTGATAATTTTTAAAGATCTGGAAGGTTTTAATCCCAGGGTTCTTCAAGACTTTATTTCAATCTGCAggtaaatcaatcaatcaatcgatCAATCAATGTGATTAGTCTTGAATTAAGCTGTAAAATGTTGGTTTGATGTGATTCAACAGTCGTTACATCGATCGACTTCCTCTGATGTTCATCTTCGGCATCGCAACGTCACCCAGCACCGTTCAGCACATGCTGCCGCACTCCGTGTCGTCTCTGCTGTGCATCGagcttttccagtcgttgtcgTGCACGCAACACCTGGCCACGGTCATCGATAAGGTAGCAGTGACCAGCTCCAAcctctttgtttcatttttaatctgaatgaGGACTAATGCCCTCAACCAGTTGCAACAAAAACTGGTATAAAAAATGTGACCtgttctgaaaaaaataaaataaaattggacTTTTCCTCTTCAAATATCATAAAAAATCAGCaataaagctctttattaataaagtgcaaataaataacattttcaatttttttcaactttgtctgcacatgctgttgaaggtaaacactacatgtagtgcaatctttttacgaCATCTTTTGGCGCCCCTCCGTCATATCGTGtgccccccagtttgggaaccactgccttgaacattattttatataaaatacaacaaatgctTGGTTTTAACTCCTGTCTTTActctggcattttctgttcaaCAGCAAAGTAACacaaattttatatatatatagtcaacaaaaacaacaacaaaaaaagactaaactgagacaaattagattaattacattattattattatttttttttttttaattctttatttttctcaattttggttggaacaatcacacaatgtttacaaaggGTGGTATACAACACTAATTTGacagataaaataatacaataaatagaTGCCTGGGGTCTTTACGAGTCCTCTTTcttaaaacaaaactcagagTGAATAAAAAACCTGGAAAATCAGAGAATAATATATCCTTAAGGTTAGatgaattataatattaattattgagTTAATTAAGCTAGATTGTGTACTTTTTCCTCTTACAAGTAGGAAACTTAAATTGCAAAAGTATAATTTTAAACCCCACTAAAAGCagattttatgtttaaaataaatgaaaaatgtgttttttttcctcagatttaggtgtaaataaatgaccttttttttttttagttaatccTTACGGCTCAGTTTCCGTTCAAGCTCAACGGTAAAGTGATGCAGGTTCTGATCAGCATCTTCCTCTACCACGATTTCTCCGTTAGAAACTTCATCAAAGGCCTTCAGGTAAGAATCAGACGTCCGTCATTTGTCCACATGCTGCAGTTAAACCTGTGCCTATCCGTCTTTAGCTCGCTTTGCTGGAACACTTTCACTCCCAGCCTCTGAGCATCCTGTGCTGTAAAAAGAAAGAAGCCTTGCTTAACGTCACACTGCTTAGTGGGCGGGACTTGGAGACGGTCAGGCAGCTTCCCTCATTCATACGGTGATCAAACAGTAGAAATCAGTAGCTTGTGTTTGTGaaaggttgttgtttttatgtatttataatatgtggttatttttttttttaggtttgtgGAGAAACAGGAAGCAGGAGAACAGGTGAAGCTGATGACAGACGACGATCATTTAAAGGTACTTTTTATAGCCTCGAATGACACTAACGAACATGAGAATGAGCTGTTATTccttttaaaaagtat carries:
- the orc3 gene encoding origin recognition complex subunit 3 isoform X1 codes for the protein MSTSSVSKGCFVFKPSSKKRKTRSLEHYFTRDCEGRESSERRFKLCEDLWNKIKAETEVLQEELNKKILDSLLDFAKKCSTTRQHCDWASKMRANEIPTAALVLGVNVPDHDMTFQSLFDLLKHSVTPHVVSVQAKECGVLKHLLKRVLEGLMDVAVDDDDEEEMEQNPRSVHCSLSTLSDWYTAKTKKSSSATPGKKRNVQDEDEHHHHHQTPPVVIIFKDLEGFNPRVLQDFISICSRYIDRLPLMFIFGIATSPSTVQHMLPHSVSSLLCIELFQSLSCTQHLATVIDKLILTAQFPFKLNGKVMQVLISIFLYHDFSVRNFIKGLQLALLEHFHSQPLSILCCKKKEALLNVTLLSGRDLETVRQLPSFIRFVEKQEAGEQVKLMTDDDHLKEACQKLIKDLRKYHKSYYPVLRCLHTLTSLLPRYPLGKQIRELHLICLEKNVWENEDYQSAMKLLKMLAKDELITSLRKCSEILSSAKSKKMKKAFTELDELLAKFKHLDAAVPETVQEEPESVTSPIRNLQQQKKTDLFQLQKTLLEMNESRRSKKKSPFELLRNEVVEFIDGLVTCHLPPPESQTLYEVCYYSSSATVRRHLNATPRTSIQTALSSPCFYLQNESLKNEDGTVSNSAPDICIAYKLHLECGRLINLYDWLEAYATVVSAAEGQDPDCDTFGKVDDVKHARFIRSVSELEFLGFIKSTRQKTDHVARLTWGGC
- the orc3 gene encoding origin recognition complex subunit 3 isoform X2, whose translation is MSTSSVSKGCFVFKPSSKKRKTRSLEHYFTRDCEGRESSERRFKLCEDLWNKIKAETEVLQEELNKKILDSLLDFAKKCSTTRQHCDWASKMRANEIPTAALVLGVNVPDHDMTFQSLFDLLKHSVTPHVVSVQAKECGVLKHLLKRVLEGLMDVAVDDDDEEEMEQNPRSVHCSLSTLSDWYTAKTKKSSSATPGKKRNVQDEDEHHHHHQTPPVVIIFKDLEGFNPRVLQDFISICSRYIDRLPLMFIFGIATSPSTVQHMLPHSVSSLLCIELFQSLSCTQHLATVIDKLILTAQFPFKLNGKVMQVLISIFLYHDFSVRNFIKGLQLALLEHFHSQPLSILCCKKKEALLNVTLLSGRDLETVRQLPSFIRFVEKQEAGEQVKLMTDDDHLKEACQKLIKDLRKYHKSYYPVLRCLHTLTSLLPRYPLGKQIRELHLICLEKNVWENEDYQSAMKLLKMLAKDELITSLRKCSEILSSAKSKKMKKAFTELDELLAKFKHLDAVPETVQEEPESVTSPIRNLQQQKKTDLFQLQKTLLEMNESRRSKKKSPFELLRNEVVEFIDGLVTCHLPPPESQTLYEVCYYSSSATVRRHLNATPRTSIQTALSSPCFYLQNESLKNEDGTVSNSAPDICIAYKLHLECGRLINLYDWLEAYATVVSAAEGQDPDCDTFGKVDDVKHARFIRSVSELEFLGFIKSTRQKTDHVARLTWGGC
- the orc3 gene encoding origin recognition complex subunit 3 isoform X3 is translated as MILNEQGCFVFKPSSKKRKTRSLEHYFTRDCEGRESSERRFKLCEDLWNKIKAETEVLQEELNKKILDSLLDFAKKCSTTRQHCDWASKMRANEIPTAALVLGVNVPDHDMTFQSLFDLLKHSVTPHVVSVQAKECGVLKHLLKRVLEGLMDVAVDDDDEEEMEQNPRSVHCSLSTLSDWYTAKTKKSSSATPGKKRNVQDEDEHHHHHQTPPVVIIFKDLEGFNPRVLQDFISICSRYIDRLPLMFIFGIATSPSTVQHMLPHSVSSLLCIELFQSLSCTQHLATVIDKLILTAQFPFKLNGKVMQVLISIFLYHDFSVRNFIKGLQLALLEHFHSQPLSILCCKKKEALLNVTLLSGRDLETVRQLPSFIRFVEKQEAGEQVKLMTDDDHLKEACQKLIKDLRKYHKSYYPVLRCLHTLTSLLPRYPLGKQIRELHLICLEKNVWENEDYQSAMKLLKMLAKDELITSLRKCSEILSSAKSKKMKKAFTELDELLAKFKHLDAAVPETVQEEPESVTSPIRNLQQQKKTDLFQLQKTLLEMNESRRSKKKSPFELLRNEVVEFIDGLVTCHLPPPESQTLYEVCYYSSSATVRRHLNATPRTSIQTALSSPCFYLQNESLKNEDGTVSNSAPDICIAYKLHLECGRLINLYDWLEAYATVVSAAEGQDPDCDTFGKVDDVKHARFIRSVSELEFLGFIKSTRQKTDHVARLTWGGC